A stretch of Eleutherodactylus coqui strain aEleCoq1 chromosome 2, aEleCoq1.hap1, whole genome shotgun sequence DNA encodes these proteins:
- the LOC136612892 gene encoding tetratricopeptide repeat protein 39A-like, producing the protein MSGEQAAPGRSSLDLSQDLSDCMEALNLFMNNRFDESLELLQPRTKDSMYHSLVYGTILEMQAMMTFEHDDIINAGQVMKQAQEICQRFRKKTSLIGKSGAETFTEVELHAEVCFAECLLQRAALIFLQDENMINFLKGGMKIRNSHLIYRDLNNLMQSNDFQKGESHVHLQGGVSLGIGAFNLTLSLFPPRILKILEFAGFSGDKEYGLSQLHEGATSYNLRSLLCTMLLLCYYTFLSFILGIGEEDIKEADSLLQPYISRYPKSAIFLFFAGRIEEIKGNIDQAIQWFEDGCSAQQSWKQFHHMCYWELMWCVAYKGMWRVAYFYADLLSKENRWSKAMYVYMKAAFLSMLPADEPRPFDESEVELFRLVPTLKQRIAGKSPPTEKYVIRKARRYQAKDPVSLPVPALEMMYLWNGFSVLGKDPQLTEDTLNTLCMAENRLLQEPANDYQDDDHCSILLLKGLCLKHRGRLEQAEECFTQISEKKMKYDHHLVPNALLEMSLLYMQQRRGEDAIPLLRRAKNNYKNYSMESRTLFRIHAALTKLRAPDSEESSTDGASLS; encoded by the exons GTCTAGCCTGGACCTGTCCCAGGATCTCAGTGATTGTATGGAAGCCCTGAATCTGTTTATGAACAACCGTTTTGATGAAAGCCTGGAACTCCTCCAGCCAAG GACTAAGGACAGCATGTACCACAGCCTGGTATACGGCACGATCCTGGAAATGCAGGCTATGATGACGTTTGAGCacgatgacatcatcaatgctggGCAGGTGATGAAGCAGGCACAGGAAATATGCCAAAG GTTTCGGAAGAAAACTTCCCTCATTGGTAAATCCGGAGCAGAAACGTTTACAGAAG TTGAGTTACATGCAGAGGTTTGCTTCGCTGAGTGTCTTCTACAACGGGCGGCTCTGATCTTCCTGCAG GATGAGAATATGATCAACTTTCTTAAAGGTGGTATGAAGATTCGGAACAGTCATCTCATATACAG AGATCTGAATAACCTCATGCAATCTAATGACTTCCAAAAGGGCGAGTCACATGTCCACCTCCAAGGTGGCGTCTCATTGGGTATCGGAGCCTTTAATTTG ACGTTGTCTCTCTTCCCACCGAGGATTCTGAAGATTCTGGAGTTTGCTGGCTTCTCTGGAGATAAG GAGTATGGTCTGAGCCAGCTTCATGAAGGTGCCACATCTTATAACCTGCGTTCCCTGCTATGCACCATGCTTCTCCTCTGTTACTACACCTTCCTGAGCTTCATCCTGG GAATTGGTGAAGAAGATATCAAGGAAGCGGATTCCCTCCTTCAACCTTACATCAGCCGATATCCTAAG AGCGCCATTTTCCTATTTTTTGCTGGAAGGATCGAGGAAATCAAAGGCAACATTGATCAA GCCATCCAGTGGTTTGAGGACGGTTGTTCGGCCCAGCAGTCCTGGAAGCAGTTTCACCATATGTGTTACTGGGAGCTGATGTGGTGCGTTGCCTACAAGGGAATGTGGAGGGTCGCTTACTTCTATGCAGATCTGCTGAGCAAAGAAAACCGCTGGTCAAAG GCCATGTATGTGTACATGAAGGCAGCCTTTCTCAGCATGCTACCTGCCGACGAGCCTCGACCATTTGATGAGAGCGAGGTGGAGTTGTTCAG ACTTGTGCCAACACTGAAACAAAGAATAGCTGGAAAATCTCCACCCACTGAAAAGTATGTCATTCGGAAGGCGAGGAGATACCAAGCCAAGGATCCTGTCAGCTTACCCGTCCCTGCACTG GAGATGATGTACTTGTGGAATGGCTTCTCTGTACTCGGTAAGGACCCGCAGTTGACAGAAGATACCTTGAATACACTTTGTATGGCTGAGAACCGCCTGCTGCAGGAGCCAG CCAACGACTACCAGGACGACGACCACTGCTCCATTTTACTTCTAAAAGGTTTATGTCTGAAGCATCGGGGAAGGCTGGAACAAGCTGAAGAATGCTTCACCCAGATCAG CGAGAAGAAGATGAAGTATGATCACCATTTAGTACCCAACGCTTTGCTGGAGATGAGTCTTCTGTACATGCAGCAACGCAGAGGAGAAGATGCCATCCCGCTCCTACGACGTGCCAA AAACAATTACAAGAATTACTCCATGGAATCGCGCACCTTGTTCAGGATTCACGCCGCCCTGACAAAGCTCAGAGCCCCAGACTCGGAAGAGAGCAGCACAGATGGTGCCAGCTTGTCTTGA